In Nocardioides sp. JQ2195, a genomic segment contains:
- a CDS encoding SRPBCC family protein — translation MMKLMTDPGGSVTLHMRATPKQVWDLVSDVTRIGEFSPETFEAEWTRGATGPEKGATFRGHVKRNGVGPTYWTPCKVTECVPEQQFEFAVMLGGPANHWGYLLTPENEGTSVTEYFRLTPTLPMRAYWTLLGRLRGRTNERGMRTTLERIKKVVEA, via the coding sequence ATGATGAAGCTGATGACCGACCCGGGCGGCTCGGTGACGCTGCACATGAGGGCCACGCCCAAGCAGGTGTGGGACCTGGTCAGCGACGTCACCAGGATCGGAGAGTTCTCCCCGGAGACCTTCGAGGCCGAGTGGACCCGCGGGGCGACCGGCCCCGAGAAGGGGGCGACCTTCCGCGGGCACGTGAAGCGCAACGGCGTGGGCCCGACGTACTGGACACCGTGCAAGGTGACCGAGTGCGTGCCGGAGCAGCAGTTCGAGTTCGCCGTGATGCTGGGCGGGCCGGCCAACCACTGGGGCTACCTGCTGACGCCGGAGAACGAGGGCACCAGCGTCACCGAGTACTTCCGGCTGACCCCCACGCTGCCGATGCGGGCCTACTGGACCCTGCTGGGCAGGCTGCGCGGGCGCACCAACGAGCGGGGCATGCGAACAACCCTGGAGCGGATCAAGAAGGTGGTCGAGGCATGA
- a CDS encoding acyl-CoA dehydrogenase family protein — MSAEHEALRATATEFVRREVAPHLQEWEDTGSIPRSLHPAAARQGLLGVSFPEEVGGQGGDILDSIVLQEAMFAEGASSGLMAGLFTGGIALPHLAANGSADLVDRFVRPTLAGEKIGSLGVTEPGGGSDVAGITTRAERSGDHFVVNGAKTFITSGVRADFVTTAVRTGGPGHAGVSLLVIEKDTPGFTVDRSLRKMGWHCSDTAELSFVDVQVPVTNLVGEENSGFVQIAEQFVVERLALAVHGYGVAGRALALAAAYAKERQTFGRPLADRQVIRHKLVDMHRRVETARVYTHHVAARHAAGESVIAEACLAKQTAVETAEQVCHEAVQVFGGAGYMHGTEVERHYRDARILGIGGGATEVLTDLAARLLGYAGEGR, encoded by the coding sequence GTGAGCGCCGAGCACGAGGCCCTGCGCGCCACGGCCACCGAGTTCGTCCGCCGGGAGGTGGCACCGCACCTGCAGGAGTGGGAGGACACCGGCTCCATCCCGCGGTCGCTGCACCCGGCAGCCGCGAGGCAGGGGTTGCTCGGCGTCTCGTTTCCCGAGGAGGTGGGCGGGCAGGGTGGCGACATCCTCGACTCGATCGTGCTGCAGGAGGCGATGTTCGCCGAGGGCGCCTCCAGCGGCCTGATGGCCGGGCTCTTCACCGGTGGCATCGCGCTGCCCCACTTGGCCGCGAACGGCTCGGCTGATCTCGTCGACCGCTTCGTGCGTCCCACCCTGGCCGGCGAGAAGATCGGCTCGCTCGGGGTCACGGAGCCCGGCGGCGGGTCCGACGTCGCCGGCATCACCACTCGCGCCGAGCGCTCCGGCGACCACTTCGTCGTCAACGGCGCCAAGACCTTCATCACCTCCGGCGTGCGCGCCGACTTCGTCACCACCGCCGTCCGCACGGGCGGCCCGGGCCACGCGGGTGTCTCGCTCCTGGTGATCGAGAAGGACACCCCGGGCTTCACCGTCGACCGGTCGCTGCGCAAGATGGGCTGGCACTGCTCCGACACCGCCGAGCTGTCCTTCGTCGACGTGCAGGTCCCGGTGACGAACCTGGTCGGTGAGGAGAACTCGGGGTTCGTGCAGATCGCCGAGCAGTTCGTCGTCGAACGCCTGGCACTCGCCGTGCACGGGTACGGCGTCGCCGGACGCGCGCTGGCTCTGGCTGCGGCGTACGCGAAGGAACGCCAGACCTTCGGACGCCCGCTCGCGGACCGGCAGGTGATCCGGCACAAGCTGGTCGACATGCATCGTCGCGTCGAGACGGCGCGGGTCTACACGCACCACGTCGCCGCGAGGCACGCCGCCGGTGAATCGGTGATTGCTGAGGCCTGCTTGGCGAAACAGACCGCGGTCGAGACCGCGGAACAGGTCTGCCACGAGGCCGTCCAGGTCTTCGGAGGGGCGGGCTACATGCACGGGACCGAGGTGGAGCGGCACTACCGCGACGCGCGCATCCTCGGCATCGGTGGAGGCGCGACGGAGGTCCTCACCGACCTTGCCGCACGACTGCTCGGCTATGCCGGGGAAGGACGATGA
- a CDS encoding acyl-CoA carboxylase subunit beta — protein MSAGTVETVGTPAEPTRREAMLAKIDELHAEQTKAVEAGGKYVARHKERGKLTARERIELLVDEGSAFLELMPLAGWGSDFAVGASLVTGIGVVEGVECMIVANDPTVKGGALNPWSVKKSFRAADIAAENRLPTINLTESGGADLPTQKEIFIPGGRGFRELTRASARKVPTVSVVFGNSTAGGAYVPGMSDYVIMVKEQAKVFLAGPPLVKMATGEETDDESLGGAEMHSRVSGSSDFLAVDERDALRIARRVVARLNWRKQGVTSSVPVALGAGPYDVAGFAEPDLDPDDLLDLIPTDLKEPFDPREAILRIVDGTSAGNAVPFDEFKPLYGSSLCVGWANLHGQPIGILANARGVLMSEEAQKAAQFIQLANQKDTPLLFLHNTTGYMVGKEYEQGGIIKHGAMMINAVSNSTVPHLTVIMGASYGAGNYGMNGRAYDPRFLFTWPSAKSAVMGPQQLAGVLEIVAKQSAESKGKVFDAEEFQGVKDMVEAMVEEQSLPYFLSGMVYDDGVIDPRDTRTVLGICLSVINNQPIEGAMNFGVFRM, from the coding sequence ATGAGCGCCGGGACAGTGGAGACAGTCGGGACACCGGCCGAGCCGACTCGGCGCGAGGCGATGCTGGCGAAGATCGACGAGCTGCACGCCGAGCAGACCAAGGCGGTCGAGGCCGGCGGGAAGTACGTCGCGCGACACAAGGAGCGTGGCAAGCTCACGGCCCGCGAGCGCATCGAGCTGCTCGTGGACGAGGGCTCGGCCTTCCTGGAGCTGATGCCGCTGGCAGGTTGGGGCAGCGACTTCGCGGTGGGCGCCTCGCTGGTGACCGGCATCGGTGTGGTCGAGGGGGTCGAGTGCATGATCGTCGCCAACGACCCGACGGTGAAGGGCGGGGCGCTCAACCCGTGGTCGGTGAAGAAGTCGTTCCGTGCCGCCGACATCGCTGCCGAGAACCGGTTGCCGACGATCAACCTGACCGAGTCCGGTGGCGCCGACCTGCCGACCCAGAAGGAGATCTTCATTCCCGGTGGACGCGGGTTCCGTGAGCTGACCCGCGCGTCGGCGCGCAAGGTACCCACCGTGTCCGTGGTCTTCGGCAACTCCACCGCTGGCGGCGCCTACGTGCCGGGCATGAGCGACTACGTGATCATGGTCAAGGAGCAGGCCAAGGTGTTCCTGGCGGGTCCGCCGCTGGTGAAGATGGCCACCGGTGAGGAGACCGACGACGAGTCGCTCGGCGGTGCCGAGATGCACTCACGTGTCTCCGGTTCGTCGGACTTCCTGGCCGTCGACGAGCGCGACGCCCTGCGCATCGCGCGGCGCGTGGTGGCGAGGTTGAACTGGCGCAAGCAGGGCGTGACGTCATCCGTCCCGGTCGCCCTGGGCGCCGGTCCGTATGACGTTGCGGGCTTTGCGGAGCCCGACCTGGACCCGGACGACCTGCTCGACCTGATCCCGACCGACCTCAAGGAGCCGTTCGACCCGCGCGAGGCGATCCTGCGCATCGTCGACGGCACCAGTGCCGGCAACGCGGTCCCGTTCGACGAGTTCAAGCCGCTCTACGGCTCGTCCCTCTGTGTGGGGTGGGCCAACCTGCACGGGCAGCCGATCGGCATTCTCGCCAACGCCCGGGGCGTGCTGATGAGTGAGGAGGCGCAGAAGGCCGCCCAGTTCATCCAGCTGGCCAACCAGAAGGACACGCCGCTGCTGTTCCTGCACAACACCACCGGCTACATGGTCGGCAAGGAGTACGAGCAGGGCGGCATCATCAAGCACGGCGCGATGATGATCAACGCGGTGAGCAACTCCACCGTCCCTCACCTCACGGTGATCATGGGCGCTTCCTACGGCGCCGGCAACTACGGCATGAACGGGCGCGCCTACGACCCGCGCTTCCTGTTCACCTGGCCGAGTGCCAAGTCGGCGGTGATGGGTCCGCAGCAGCTGGCCGGCGTGCTCGAGATCGTGGCGAAGCAGTCCGCCGAGTCGAAGGGCAAGGTCTTCGACGCCGAGGAGTTCCAGGGCGTCAAGGACATGGTGGAGGCGATGGTGGAGGAGCAGTCGCTGCCCTACTTCCTCTCCGGGATGGTCTACGACGATGGCGTCATCGACCCGCGTGACACCCGCACGGTGCTGGGCATCTGCCTCTCCGTCATCAACAACCAACCGATCGAGGGCGCGATGAACTTCGGCGTCTTCCGGATGTAG
- a CDS encoding acyl-CoA dehydrogenase family protein produces the protein MTVTMFSEPEERLALRESVKKLAGKYGREFVEKQAREGGKMTDMWLEMGRNGFLGVNIEEQYGGGGGGMADLAAVLEECAAAGAPLLMMVVSPAICGSIIGRCGTEEQKKEWLPGIADGTHLMAFGITEADAGSNSHQITTTATRDGDHWVLNGQKTFISGVDEAQSVLIVSRTADAKTGKLKPALFVVPTDAEGFEKQPIPMSWQAPEKQFTLFLDNVRVPASALVGDEDAGLWQLFAGLNPERIMGGAFSCGMARYALEKAVAYAKERSVWKDQAIGAHQGIAHPLAKTKIELEQARLLWQKAAALYDAGDDMAAGEYANMAKYAGGEVACNATDVAVHTHGGNGLTQEYGLGNMLVAARLGRIAPVSREMILNFVAMHSLGLPKSY, from the coding sequence ATGACTGTCACGATGTTCAGCGAGCCGGAGGAGCGCCTCGCGCTGCGCGAGTCCGTGAAGAAGCTGGCCGGGAAGTATGGCCGTGAGTTCGTCGAGAAGCAGGCTCGCGAGGGCGGCAAGATGACCGACATGTGGCTCGAGATGGGTCGCAACGGGTTCCTCGGGGTCAACATCGAGGAGCAGTACGGCGGCGGTGGCGGCGGGATGGCCGATCTCGCGGCCGTGCTCGAGGAGTGTGCAGCTGCGGGCGCGCCGTTGCTGATGATGGTGGTCAGCCCCGCGATCTGTGGGTCGATCATCGGCCGCTGCGGCACCGAGGAGCAGAAGAAGGAGTGGCTGCCCGGCATCGCCGACGGCACCCACCTGATGGCCTTCGGCATCACCGAGGCCGACGCCGGCTCCAACTCCCACCAGATCACCACCACCGCCACCCGCGACGGTGACCACTGGGTGCTCAACGGCCAGAAGACCTTCATCTCCGGCGTTGACGAGGCGCAGTCGGTGCTGATCGTCTCGCGCACCGCGGACGCGAAGACCGGCAAGCTGAAGCCGGCACTGTTCGTCGTGCCCACGGACGCCGAGGGCTTCGAGAAGCAGCCGATCCCGATGTCGTGGCAGGCGCCGGAGAAGCAGTTCACGTTGTTCCTCGACAACGTGCGGGTGCCGGCCTCGGCGCTCGTCGGGGACGAGGACGCCGGTCTGTGGCAGCTCTTCGCCGGGCTAAACCCGGAGCGGATCATGGGCGGTGCGTTCTCGTGCGGGATGGCCCGCTATGCCCTCGAGAAGGCCGTCGCCTATGCCAAGGAACGCTCCGTCTGGAAGGACCAGGCGATCGGCGCCCACCAGGGCATCGCGCACCCGTTGGCCAAGACCAAGATCGAGCTCGAGCAGGCCAGGCTGCTGTGGCAGAAGGCCGCCGCACTCTATGACGCCGGCGACGACATGGCCGCAGGCGAGTACGCCAACATGGCCAAGTACGCCGGTGGCGAGGTCGCCTGCAACGCCACCGATGTCGCGGTGCACACCCATGGCGGCAACGGGCTCACCCAGGAGTACGGCCTGGGCAACATGCTGGTCGCGGCTCGTCTGGGTCGGATCGCGCCCGTCTCGCGGGAGATGATCCTCAACTTCGTCGCGATGCACTCGTTGGGTCTGCCCAAGTCCTACTGA
- a CDS encoding biotin carboxylase N-terminal domain-containing protein, translating into MIKRILVANRGEIARRIFTTARRVGIETVAVHSDADVDLPFVREADAAVRLPGNTPAETYLRADLVLEAARRTGADAIHPGYGFLSENADFARKVIGAGLTWIGPAPESIVSMGSKIESKKLMAAAGVPVLPDLTVDTATEDDLPLLVKASAGGGGRGMRIVRTLADLPREIAAAQAEAEAAFGDGTVFVEPYVEHSRHVEVQVVGDRFGEVAVLGERDCSVQRRHQKVIEEAPAPNIDPTVVAQMHEAARNAGSAIDYLGAGTVEFLYDPDKERFFFLEMNTRLQVEHPVTEAVFDVDLVELQLAVAEGRSLAGLDTPRSSLAGHSTSEAGTAGHSTSEPGTAGHSTSEATFGGRVGAEGRGDVSRPAGHAIEVRLYAEDPAHDWQPQSGRLTSFEIPGLTEFERAGRAGVRVDSGFESGSEVSTHYDAMLAKVIAWAPTRAETARMLAGALRRARLHGIVTNRDMLVAALMNESFLSGEVSTAFFDREPAVLDAGTGDPDPTTLFAAAVLRAEQVAARRKVQTRIPVGWRNVVSQPQRTTFSVGETEHVVEWTTGRSGYEAASSDTGIEVLEASPHAVHLRVNGISTRFDGVVTDDHVHVDGPLGAVSLRVVPRFVDPADQVAEGSLLAPMPGTIISVGASVGDQVDEGQTILVMEAMKMQHTIAAPYAGTVTELPATAGQQVEAGAVLAVVSTDQSTDSEGEPA; encoded by the coding sequence ATGATCAAGCGCATCCTTGTGGCCAACCGTGGCGAGATCGCGCGTCGCATCTTCACCACGGCTCGTCGCGTCGGCATCGAGACCGTTGCGGTCCACTCCGACGCCGATGTCGACCTGCCGTTCGTCCGCGAGGCCGACGCCGCCGTGAGGCTCCCGGGCAACACGCCGGCGGAGACCTACCTGCGCGCGGACCTCGTGCTCGAGGCGGCTCGTCGCACGGGGGCCGACGCGATCCACCCCGGCTACGGCTTCCTGTCGGAGAACGCCGACTTCGCCCGGAAGGTGATCGGGGCCGGGCTGACCTGGATCGGCCCCGCGCCCGAGTCGATCGTGTCCATGGGTTCCAAGATCGAGTCGAAGAAGCTGATGGCCGCGGCCGGCGTACCGGTCCTGCCCGACCTGACGGTCGACACGGCGACGGAGGACGACCTGCCGCTGCTGGTGAAGGCGTCCGCCGGTGGCGGCGGCCGCGGCATGCGGATCGTGCGCACCCTGGCCGACCTGCCCCGCGAGATCGCCGCGGCACAGGCGGAGGCGGAGGCCGCGTTCGGCGACGGGACCGTCTTCGTCGAGCCGTACGTCGAGCACAGCCGCCACGTCGAGGTGCAGGTCGTCGGCGACCGGTTCGGCGAGGTCGCCGTCCTCGGTGAGCGCGACTGCTCGGTGCAGCGTCGTCACCAGAAGGTGATCGAGGAAGCGCCCGCGCCGAACATCGACCCGACCGTGGTTGCGCAGATGCACGAGGCCGCTCGCAACGCCGGCAGCGCCATCGACTACCTGGGAGCCGGCACCGTCGAGTTCCTCTATGACCCGGACAAGGAGCGGTTCTTCTTCCTTGAGATGAACACCCGACTTCAGGTCGAGCACCCGGTCACCGAGGCCGTCTTCGACGTCGACCTGGTCGAGCTGCAGTTGGCCGTGGCCGAGGGGCGGAGCCTGGCTGGTCTCGATACACCCCGCTCGTCCCTCGCAGGGCACTCGACCAGCGAAGCCGGAACTGCGGGGCACTCGACCAGCGAACCCGGAACTGCGGGGCACTCGACCAGCGAAGCCACTTTCGGTGGTCGAGTAGGCGCCGAGGGACGAGGCGACGTATCGAGACCTGCTGGCCACGCGATCGAGGTGCGGCTGTATGCCGAGGACCCGGCGCACGACTGGCAACCGCAGAGCGGCAGGTTGACCAGCTTCGAGATCCCGGGCCTGACCGAGTTCGAGCGGGCCGGTCGTGCCGGCGTACGCGTCGACTCGGGCTTCGAGTCGGGCAGCGAGGTCTCCACGCACTACGACGCGATGCTGGCCAAGGTGATCGCCTGGGCGCCCACGCGCGCGGAGACCGCACGGATGCTGGCCGGCGCCCTGCGCCGAGCGCGGCTGCACGGCATCGTCACCAACCGGGACATGTTGGTTGCCGCGCTGATGAACGAGTCGTTCCTCTCCGGCGAGGTGAGCACTGCCTTCTTCGACCGCGAGCCGGCGGTGCTCGACGCGGGCACCGGCGACCCGGATCCCACCACGCTGTTCGCCGCGGCCGTGCTCCGCGCTGAGCAGGTCGCCGCCCGTCGCAAGGTCCAGACCCGGATCCCCGTGGGCTGGCGCAACGTCGTCTCCCAACCGCAGCGAACGACCTTCAGCGTCGGCGAGACCGAGCACGTCGTGGAGTGGACGACGGGTCGCTCCGGCTACGAGGCTGCCTCGAGCGACACCGGCATCGAGGTGCTCGAGGCCTCGCCGCACGCCGTACACCTGCGGGTGAACGGCATCTCGACGCGCTTCGACGGCGTGGTCACCGATGACCACGTGCACGTCGACGGCCCGCTGGGAGCGGTGAGCCTGCGGGTCGTGCCACGCTTCGTGGATCCTGCCGACCAGGTCGCCGAGGGATCGCTCCTCGCGCCGATGCCCGGCACCATCATCTCGGTCGGGGCCTCGGTCGGTGACCAGGTCGACGAAGGCCAGACCATCCTGGTGATGGAGGCGATGAAGATGCAGCACACCATCGCTGCGCCGTACGCCGGGACCGTCACCGAGCTGCCGGCGACCGCCGGCCAGCAGGTCGAGGCAGGCGCCGTGCTCGCCGTGGTCTCGACCGACCAATCCACCGACTCCGAAGGAGAACCCGCATGA
- a CDS encoding acyclic terpene utilization AtuA family protein — MIRIGNCSGFYGDRLSAMREMLEGCQEDGQSLDVLTGDYLAELTMLILGKDTLRDPSLGYARTFVRQVEESLGLALESGVKIVSNAGGLNPAGLAEKLREVARGLGLDPAIAHVEGDDLRGADLELGANALTANAYLGGFGIARALDRGADVVVTGRVTDASVVVGPAISRFGWSPEQYDELAGAVVAGHVIECGTQATGGNFSGFRSLFSSGTIADPLQPLGFPIAEVSADGSVVITKHDATGGAVTVDTVTAQLVYEIQSTRYLGPDVTTLLDSLRLEEVGRDRVSITGVRGEAPPSQLKVCVNELGGFRNTVEFVLTGLDVDAKGDWVHQQMSAALAASPPAEVTWSRTSHPQSDAETEESASCLLRCTAKDPSPDPVGKPFTSAAVELALASYPGFTMTAPPGKPAPYGIYRATYVDRGQVAHTVVHADGSREVIADPVEFVDRDQEPGARPSPYPAPRDNLTRRMPLGTFVHARSGDKGGDANLGLWVFNDGSSKRADRVTWLTKLITPKRIRELVPEAADLEVEVFVLPNLGGVNVLIRGLLGDGVAASTRFDPQAKGLGEWVRSRMVSIEDALL, encoded by the coding sequence GTGATCCGCATCGGCAACTGCTCCGGGTTCTACGGCGACCGGCTCTCCGCGATGCGCGAGATGCTCGAGGGCTGCCAAGAAGATGGGCAGAGTCTCGACGTCCTGACCGGTGACTACCTCGCCGAGCTGACCATGCTGATCCTCGGCAAGGACACCCTGCGCGACCCCTCGTTGGGCTACGCCCGCACCTTCGTCCGCCAGGTCGAGGAGAGCCTCGGCCTCGCCCTCGAGAGCGGCGTGAAGATCGTCTCGAACGCGGGCGGCCTCAACCCCGCCGGACTGGCCGAGAAGCTCCGCGAGGTGGCCAGGGGCCTCGGCCTCGACCCGGCGATCGCCCACGTCGAGGGTGACGACCTGCGTGGCGCCGACCTCGAGCTGGGAGCCAACGCGCTCACTGCGAACGCCTACCTCGGCGGCTTCGGCATCGCCCGGGCCCTCGATCGCGGTGCCGACGTCGTGGTCACCGGCCGCGTCACCGATGCGTCCGTCGTGGTCGGCCCGGCGATCTCCCGCTTCGGCTGGAGCCCTGAGCAGTACGACGAGCTCGCCGGCGCCGTCGTCGCCGGTCACGTGATCGAGTGCGGGACCCAGGCCACCGGGGGCAACTTCTCCGGGTTCCGTTCGCTGTTCTCGTCGGGCACGATCGCCGATCCGTTGCAGCCACTCGGCTTCCCGATCGCCGAGGTCTCCGCCGACGGATCCGTGGTGATCACCAAGCACGACGCCACCGGAGGGGCGGTCACCGTCGACACGGTCACCGCGCAGCTGGTCTACGAGATCCAGTCGACCCGCTATCTCGGGCCTGACGTCACCACCCTCCTCGACAGCCTCCGACTCGAGGAGGTGGGACGCGACCGGGTCTCGATCACGGGGGTCAGGGGCGAGGCACCTCCCTCGCAGCTCAAGGTCTGCGTCAACGAGCTCGGTGGCTTCCGCAACACGGTCGAGTTCGTGCTGACCGGGCTCGACGTCGACGCCAAGGGCGACTGGGTGCACCAGCAGATGAGCGCAGCGCTCGCCGCCAGTCCGCCAGCCGAGGTCACCTGGTCCCGGACCTCCCACCCCCAGAGCGATGCCGAGACCGAGGAGTCCGCGTCCTGCCTGCTGCGCTGCACCGCCAAGGACCCCTCGCCCGACCCCGTCGGCAAGCCGTTCACCTCGGCCGCCGTCGAGCTCGCGCTGGCCTCCTACCCGGGCTTCACGATGACCGCGCCGCCCGGCAAGCCTGCGCCCTACGGCATCTACCGAGCGACGTACGTCGATCGCGGCCAGGTCGCGCACACGGTGGTGCATGCCGATGGTTCTCGTGAGGTCATCGCCGATCCCGTGGAGTTCGTGGACCGCGACCAGGAACCGGGCGCGCGTCCCTCGCCGTATCCCGCACCGCGGGACAACCTCACCCGGCGCATGCCGCTGGGCACCTTCGTCCACGCGCGCTCGGGTGACAAGGGTGGTGACGCCAACCTCGGGCTCTGGGTCTTCAACGACGGTTCGTCGAAGCGGGCCGATCGGGTGACCTGGTTGACGAAGCTGATCACACCGAAGCGGATCCGTGAGCTGGTCCCGGAGGCGGCCGACCTCGAGGTCGAGGTGTTCGTGCTCCCGAACCTGGGGGGCGTCAACGTGCTGATCCGTGGCCTGTTGGGTGACGGCGTCGCCGCCTCCACCCGGTTCGACCCGCAGGCCAAGGGCCTGGGGGAGTGGGTGCGCTCGCGGATGGTGAGCATCGAGGACGCACTCCTGTGA